From a region of the Syngnathus typhle isolate RoL2023-S1 ecotype Sweden linkage group LG12, RoL_Styp_1.0, whole genome shotgun sequence genome:
- the noc4l gene encoding nucleolar complex protein 4 homolog encodes MAPSLKRNVKKAKSETSVKKDQIDLNNVVFNILQSRKHANDVFDIFEFLQSEEENDVVMAINACSNLFCTLLERKELFNGKLPAEDDALNGDYHAEDKYRIFMRHRYNNCTEMLLEHLSHELHAVQEASLCCLMKFAAGEGKHPLMDLDWSEHHSFPRELIQSIVDRMLSQTMDKSLLISRFYEFLEKEDVRYYVMSSVRGNIGQVMDKSKGEVMPVYQLNVFTLMSNISVPKEQSKLSNFMVKQEAKHEDWKAAKLLEHKRTFERMWLGFLKHKLPSNMYKKVLVMLHDAILPHMSEPTMLIDFLTAAYNVGGAISLLALNGLFILVHKHNLEYPDFYKKLYNLLEPSIFHVKYQARFFHLANLFLSSSHLPLYIVAAFAKRLARLALTAPPAALLFVLPFIYNLIRRHPSSRILIHKPSAEDELLEDPYLMDEDDPAQCRALESSLWEIKTLQRHYHPDVVKAAMLINTSLSPNEDDLSEVLEITTFELMDRDLKTSTKSIPLEFETATRLLSPGKDVMGQHFCLE; translated from the exons ATGGCGCCCTCCCTGAAGCGCAACGTGAAGAAGGCAAAATCAGAAACAAGTGTCAAAAAAGATCAAATTGACCTAAACAATGTAGTTTTTAATATACTTCAAAGCAGAAAACACGCCAATGACGTTTTCGACATATTCGAGTTTCTTCAG TCAGAAGAGGAGAACGATGTTGTCATGGCCATCAACGCGTGCAGCAATTTATTTTGCACGCTTTTAGAAAGAAAAGAGCTATTTAATGGCAAACTACCAGCAGAAGACGACGCGTTAAATG GTGATTATCATGCTGAagacaaataccgtattttcatgAGACACCGTTACAACAACTGTACAGAGATGCTGCTTGAACACCTTAGTCATGAACTTCATGCGGTCCAG GAAGCTTCCTTGTGTTGCCTGATGAAGTTTGCAGCGGGAGAAGGAAAACACCCCCTCATGGACTTGGACTGGAGTGAACACCACAGTTTCCCCCGGGAACTGATACAG TCTATAGTGGACAGAATGCTGTCCCAGACGATGGACAAGTCTCTACTGATTTCTCGGTTTTATGAGTTCCTGGAGAAGGAGGATGTACGCTATTATGTCATGAGCTCAGTCCGCGGGAACATCGGCCAAGTCATGGACAAAAGCAAAGGG GAAGTCATGCCTGTATACCAACTCAACGTTTTTACTCTCATGTCCAACATTAGCGTGCCAAAGGAGCAGTCCAAGCTTTCCAACTTTATGGTCAAACAGGAAG CAAAACACGAAGACTGGAAAGCTGCAAAACTACTT GAACACAAGCGTACCTTCGAGAGGATGTGGCTCGGCTTCCTCAAGCATAAG TTGCCGAGCAACATGTATAAAAAGGTCTTGGTGATGCTCCACGATGCTATTTTGCCCCACATGAGCGAACCCACGATGTTGATTGACTTCTTGACTGCCGCCTATAATGttg GTGGCGCCATCAGCTTGTTGGCTCTTAATGGACTTTTTATCCTCGTGCATAAACACAACCT AGAGTACCCTGACTTCTACAAGAAATTATATAATCTTCTTGAGCCTTCCATTTTCCATGTCAAGTACCAAGCTCGCTTTTTCCATTTGGCCAACCTGTTCCTCAGTTCCAG TCACCTGCCGTTGTACATCGTGGCCGCTTTTGCTAAGCGCCTCGCCCGTTTGGCTCTCACGGCTCCGCCCGCGGCGCTCCTCTTTGTGCTCCCTTTCATCTACAACCTGATCCGCCGCCACCCGTCCTCCCGGATCCTCATTCACAAGCCCAGCGCAGAAGACG AGCTTTTGGAAGACCCTTACCTGATGGATGAAGATGACCCTGCTCAGTGCCGTGCCTTAGAAAGTAGCTTGTGGGAAATTAAG ACACTGCAGAGACATTACCATCCAGATGTGGTCAAAGCTGCCATGCTCATCAACACATCGTTGTCACCAAATGAGGATGACCTCAGTGAGGTGCTTGAGATAACAACATTTGAG CTGATGGATCGAGACTTGAAAACATCGACCAAGAGCATCCCCCTGGAGTTTGAAACTGCCACGCGGCTGCTGAGCCCTGGCAAAGATGTGATGGGACAGCACTTCTGCTTGGAGTGA
- the pus1 gene encoding tRNA pseudouridine synthase A yields MFKTRLPLSALVTWRRVAATNGGVFKFLSNMSEASQNEPAANLLKRPKEDNEVVPTTKRAKSEGDNTDEERRYPKKKVILLMAYCGKGYYGMQRNPGNAQFRTIEDDLVAALIKSGCIPENHGDEMKKMSFQRCARTDKGVSAAGQVVSLKLWMIEDIVEKINEHLPPQIRILGVKRVTQGFNSKNNCDARTYSYLLPTVAFSHKDYDTSDTASFRLDPETLQKVNHLFARYKGTHNFHNFTSQKAPKDPSARRYITEMSCGEPFVLNKNEFAVITVRGQSFMMHQIRKMIGLVIAVIKGYAQEKVMDRSWEQDKVDVPKAPGLGLVLERVHFDRYNKRFGGDGLHECLEWDGEEEAIKAFKEAHIYPTIVETECQEGSMRSWMATLPIHDFHGTATGMQNNKEQKEEDADIANDSD; encoded by the exons ATGTTTAAAACCAGGCTGCCGCTGAGTGCCTTGGTTACCTGGAGACGCGTAGCAGCAACAAACG GTGGTGTGTTTAAATTCCTTTCCAACATGAGTGAAGCATCACAAAACGAACCGGCTGCCAATCTCTTGAAACGACCCAAAGAGGACAATGAGGTTGTTCCAACCACAAAAAGAGCAAAATCCGAGGGAGATAACACCGATGAAGAAAGGCGATACCCCAAAAAGAAAGTCATCCTCCTTATGGCATACTGTGGCAAGGGGTACTATGGAATGCAG CGAAATCCTGGGAATGCTCAGTTCCGAACAATAGAGGATGATCTTGTCGCAGCTCTTATCAAATCAGGCTGCATCCCTGAAAACCATGGTGATGAAATGAAGAAGATGTCTTTCCAAAGATGCGCCAGGACTGATAAG GGTGTGTCTGCGGCAGGCCAAGTGGTGTCTCTGAAGCTGTGGATGATTGAAGATATAGTTGAAAAAATTAACGAGCACCTACCACCTCAAATCAGAATCCTTG GTGTGAAACGAGTGACCCAAGGCTTCAATTCCAAAAACAACTGCGACGCTCGCACATATTCTTACCTGCTTCCAACAGTGGCCTTTTCTCATAAAGACTACGACACAAGTGACACGGCATCCTTCCGCCTCGATCCGGAGACACTTCAGAAGGTCAACCATCTGTTTGCGCGGTACAAAGGAACCCACAACTTCCACAACTTCACATCCCAGAAGGCTCCGAAGGACCCCAGCGCCCGTCGCTACATCACTGAGATGTCCTGCGGCGAGCCTTTTGTCCTCAATAAAAACGAATTTGCTGTCATCACGGTGCGAGGCCAGAGCTTTATGATGCACCAAATCCGGAAGATGATTGGCCTTGTCATCGCAGTCATTAAGGGATACGCGCAGGAGAAAGTCATGGACCGCAGTTGGGAACAAGACAAAGTGGACGTGCCCAAAGCCCCAGGGCTTGGCTTGGTCTTGGAGAGGGTCCACTTTGACAGGTATAACAAACGCTTCGGAGGCGACGGGCTCCATGAGTGTCTCGAATGGGACGGTGAAGAGGAAGCCATCAAAGCCTTCAAAGAGGCTCATATTTATCCAACCATTGTGGAAACGGAGTGTCAGGAGGGCTCCATGCGCAGCTGGATGGCCACACTGCCCATACATGACTTCCACGGCACAGCGACTGGAATGCAGAACAATAAAGAGCAGAAAGAG GAAGATGCAGATATTGCAAATGACTCTGATTAA